The Wolbachia endosymbiont (group B) of Gerris lacustris genomic interval AATAACAAAAGAGGAATATTATGATTTTATATCATTTTCCTCTTTGTCCGTTTTCACGAAAAGTTAGAGCTCTTCTCAAGGAAAAAAAGCTGAGTTGTGATTTTGTATATGAAAATCCATGGGAGAAGCGAAATGAATTCATGAAGATTAATCCAACCGGACAGGTACCAGTATTAATAGATAATAACTTTGTAATAGCGGATAGTAATGCCATTTGTGAATATATAGAAGAGACTTACAATAGCGACGTCAAATTACTTGGTTCATCCACTATTATTAAGTCTAAAATACGCGCTCTAATCAATTGGTTCGACAACAAATTTTACAATGAAGTTACTAAGTATATTATGAATGAAAAAGTAATTACTAACCGCAGCCCTGACTCTAGATTTCTTCATGCAGCTCAGCATAACCTGCCTTGCCATATGGAATACATCGAACACTTAATTAACAAGAACGTTTGGCTTGCAACTGATAAGTTCACTTTGGCTGATATTGCTTTAGCATCGCATATTTCCGTAATGGATTATGTAAGTAGTTTTCCATGGGAAAAAAGTAAGATTTTA includes:
- a CDS encoding glutathione S-transferase family protein; this translates as MILYHFPLCPFSRKVRALLKEKKLSCDFVYENPWEKRNEFMKINPTGQVPVLIDNNFVIADSNAICEYIEETYNSDVKLLGSSTIIKSKIRALINWFDNKFYNEVTKYIMNEKVITNRSPDSRFLHAAQHNLPCHMEYIEHLINKNVWLATDKFTLADIALASHISVMDYVSSFPWEKSKILKEWYSIVKSRPCFREILLERVFGLTPPRHYADLDF